In a single window of the Falco rusticolus isolate bFalRus1 chromosome 13, bFalRus1.pri, whole genome shotgun sequence genome:
- the SGPP2 gene encoding sphingosine-1-phosphate phosphatase 2: protein MARLLGTLRGSQPVARFQRCCGLFPAGEEGGGDPAEGPRDRGACNGAAAPRRLAARGRGPPGGLRSGCGPQGCTQKYIVKNYFYYYLFKFSAALGEEIFYITFLPFIYWNIDHSVSRRMIIIWSIVMYIGQVSKDILKWPRPLSPPVVKLEMRTNAEYGMPSTHAMAATAISFSFLIATTNQYKYPFELGLVAAFVFSTLVCLSRLYTGMHTVLDVIGGALISAVLLVLLYPVWDVIDHLLLTSPFCPLLSIVVPLVLCYNYPKLDYYSPTRGDTTTILGAGAGATVGFWLNNRYAAPAYTSENFQLGFPLLTGKIVVVVLARFFVGIIIVLLTRQLMKSVVLGMLGYRYKFPIRDLEARRRLEVEVPYKFITYSSVGFSATVVVPVLHKMLGLM from the exons ATGGCCCGGCTGCTGGGCACCCTGCGCGGCTCCCAGCCCGTGGCGCGCTTCCAGCGCTGCTGCGGGCTCTTCCCCGCCGGCGAGGAGGGCGGCGGCGACCCCGCGGAGGGGCCCCGGGACCGCGGCGCCTGTAACGGcgcggccgcgccgcgccgcctgGCAGCCCGTggccgcggcccccccggcGGGTTGCGGAGCGGCTGCGGCCCGCAG GGTTGTACGCAGAAGTATATTGTGAAGAACTACTTCTACTACTACTTGTTCAAGTTTTCGGCTGCTTTGGGAGAAGAGATTTTTTATATCActttccttccatttatttACTGGAACATTGACCACTCTGTGTCTAGGAGGATGATAATTATTTGGTCT atTGTGATGTACATAGGCCAGGTCTCCAAGGACATTCTGAAGTGGCCTCGGCCCCTCTCACCACCTGTTGTCAAGCTGGAAATGAGGACGAATGCGGAGTACGGGATGCCTTCCACCCACGCCATGGCAGCTACCgccatttccttctcctttctcattgCGACCACAAACCAGTACAAG taTCCATTCGAACTAGGCCTGGTAGCAGCATTTGTGTTTTCGACGCTGGTGTGCCTCAGCAGGCTCTACACGGGGATGCACACAGTCCTG GACGTCATCGGTGGAGCGCTGATTTCGGCTGTGCTGCTCGTGCTCTTGTATCCTGTGTGGGACGTGATAGATCACTTGCTGTTAACTAGTCCCTTCTGTCCACTGCTTTCCATAGTCGTGCCTCTTGTCTTATGTTACAACTACCCCAAACTAGACTATTACAGCCCTACCAGGGGAGACACCACTACTATCTtaggagcaggagctggagcaacAGTGGGATTTTGGTTAAATAACCGGTATGCTGCTCCAGCCTACACCAGTGAAAATTTTCAGCTTGGATTTCCTCTGCTCACCGGTAAAatagtggtggtggtgctggccAGGTTCTTCGTAGGGATCATTATTGTCTTGCTGACACGCCAGCTCATGAAGAGTGTGGTCCTTGGCATGCTGGGTTATCGGTACAAGTTTCCCATCCGTGACCTGGAAGCCCGGAGGCGACTAGAAGTTGAAGTGCCGTATAAATTTATAACGTACTCCTCAGTTGGCTTCAGCGCGACCGTGGTTGTGCCAGTGCTGCACAAGATGTTGGGACTGATGTGA